A DNA window from Maribellus comscasis contains the following coding sequences:
- a CDS encoding dihydroorotate dehydrogenase-like protein, with protein MADLSTNYLGMNLKSPLIVGSCGLTTSLENVKLMEKNGAGAIVLKSVFEEEILLSLHKKARDASKDKLLYYEYSETYDYLDIHTRNEELENYLQFIREIKKEVLMPVIASINCVTDTEWTDFAMKIQEAGADALELNLFFNPTGFKIMDVEKKSVQIVKKILKTVSIPVSVKLSSNYTNLGHTIQEISEKGVQGIVLFNRFFSVDFDLDKLSVISSDIYSSPGDFTKPLRWIALITDKIGCNIAASGGVHSGKTALKQILAGADAVQVVSILYKNGIDHLSVLLNEMDKWIEKKGFNSVSQIKGMMSNKNVKNPEVFERMQFMRYYGKLFD; from the coding sequence ATGGCAGATTTATCAACAAACTATCTTGGGATGAACCTCAAAAGTCCGCTTATCGTGGGCAGTTGTGGCTTAACTACCTCACTTGAAAATGTAAAACTGATGGAAAAGAACGGCGCCGGAGCCATCGTTTTAAAATCCGTTTTCGAGGAGGAAATTTTGCTTTCCCTTCACAAAAAAGCCCGGGATGCATCAAAAGACAAACTCCTGTATTACGAGTATTCCGAAACTTACGATTATTTGGATATCCATACCCGCAATGAGGAGCTTGAAAATTACCTCCAGTTTATCAGGGAAATAAAAAAAGAAGTTTTGATGCCGGTTATTGCCAGCATTAACTGTGTAACAGATACCGAGTGGACCGACTTTGCGATGAAAATTCAGGAAGCCGGGGCCGATGCGTTGGAGTTGAACCTGTTTTTCAATCCTACCGGGTTTAAAATAATGGATGTAGAAAAAAAGTCCGTCCAAATTGTGAAGAAAATTTTGAAAACAGTTTCAATTCCTGTATCGGTAAAACTCAGCAGCAATTATACCAACCTGGGGCATACCATTCAGGAGATTAGCGAAAAGGGTGTACAGGGCATTGTCTTGTTCAATCGATTTTTTTCAGTTGATTTTGACCTCGACAAACTGAGCGTCATATCTTCCGACATATACAGTTCGCCCGGTGATTTTACGAAACCATTGCGTTGGATTGCCCTTATTACGGACAAAATTGGGTGCAATATTGCAGCATCTGGAGGGGTTCATTCCGGCAAAACAGCTTTGAAACAAATCCTTGCCGGGGCAGATGCTGTTCAGGTAGTTTCGATATTATATAAAAATGGCATTGACCATTTAAGCGTTTTACTAAACGAAATGGACAAATGGATAGAAAAAAAGGGATTTAATTCGGTTAGCCAAATAAAAGGGATGATGAGCAACAAGAATGTCAAAAATCCTGAAGTTTTTGAACGAATGCAGTTTATGAGATATTATGGAAAATTGTTTGATTGA
- a CDS encoding YHS domain-containing protein translates to MKKSKLKKGRNSGLKIVSFLAITFFMSSCMTMGIGHLSPTQYQYQNHPNEISYADPVCGNLIEQVSEDLSYEYGGTTYYFHSSDCLNEFMQAPENYIANNNINNHRNNYGMMWGLGAAAMVGMMLLMIL, encoded by the coding sequence ATGAAAAAAAGTAAATTAAAAAAAGGTAGAAATTCAGGGTTAAAGATTGTTTCTTTTTTGGCCATAACATTTTTCATGTCATCGTGCATGACCATGGGGATTGGGCATTTATCCCCAACCCAGTATCAATACCAAAATCACCCAAACGAAATCAGTTATGCGGATCCGGTATGCGGTAACCTAATTGAACAGGTTTCAGAAGACCTTTCTTATGAATATGGTGGTACTACCTATTATTTCCACTCATCAGATTGTTTAAACGAGTTTATGCAAGCCCCGGAAAACTATATCGCCAATAATAATATAAACAATCACCGAAATAATTATGGGATGATGTGGGGGCTGGGAGCTGCAGCAATGGTTGGAATGATGTTATTAATGATTTTATAA
- a CDS encoding heavy-metal-associated domain-containing protein, whose amino-acid sequence MKPKVLSLVVMFALGTFTAFAGEKTEKIEVNGNCGMCEKRIEKAAKSVEGVSKADWDQETKNLEVTYDDQKTSTQQIQTSIAMVGHDTELFSANDKKYAELPDCCQYQRNENRNKMNHEMKIEPNQQSNSKPGSCCGETTCDK is encoded by the coding sequence ATGAAACCAAAAGTATTAAGTTTAGTAGTAATGTTCGCTCTGGGGACATTCACGGCGTTCGCCGGCGAAAAAACAGAAAAAATTGAAGTAAACGGTAACTGCGGTATGTGTGAAAAACGTATCGAAAAAGCTGCAAAATCGGTCGAAGGTGTTTCAAAAGCCGACTGGGACCAGGAAACCAAAAACCTGGAAGTAACCTACGACGACCAAAAAACAAGTACCCAACAAATTCAGACCTCAATTGCCATGGTAGGGCACGACACAGAATTGTTCAGCGCTAACGATAAAAAATATGCTGAATTGCCCGACTGCTGCCAATATCAGCGCAATGAGAACAGAAATAAAATGAACCATGAAATGAAAATTGAACCCAATCAACAAAGTAATTCAAAACCAGGTTCGTGCTGCGGAGAAACAACTTGCGATAAATAA